From bacterium:
CGGGCTGCCCACCCCCCGCGTCGGGACCGCCGCCGGTCTGGGCCTGGGGATTCTGGGGGGGACGACCAGCGCCCTCACCCATTCGGGGGGGCTCGTGCTCTCGCTTTTCTATCTCAGCCAGGGCCTTGAGAAGACGGCGGTGGTGGCCTCCATCATCGCGACATGGGTATTCGTGAATCCGGTGAAAGTGATCTCGTTCTGGGTGGCCGGCATCGTCAATCTGAAAATATTTATTGCCTGCGTTGCGGCCGTGCCCCTTGCATTTCTGGGCGGCTGGATCGGCAAGCATGTGCTCCAGCGGCTCTCGCAGCGCGCGTTCAACCTTTCTCTCCTTTGCCTGGCGTTTGTCGCCGGCCTCCGGCTCCTGTTGGGGTGACAGGAAAGATGTCCTATTTCTCACTATTCGAATGGATTGCCATCGGCGTTGCTTCGATCGGGATCGGTTTTCTGAAGCGGACCTTCGGGGCGGGGATCGGTCTCGCGTTGACGCCCGTTTTGACGGCCTTGACCTTCTCTCCAAAATTCGCGCTCACCTTC
This genomic window contains:
- a CDS encoding sulfite exporter TauE/SafE family protein; amino-acid sequence: MEFDLYHLGPIALSAFVVGFFKTTFSMGTGILLVPILVLWWPARFVMGVISVIMWSTDFVTLPMFWRKWEGRLVRLMVPGFVIGIFIGTTLLVNIPEAAFRRVIGAGALIFAGIQAWGEVRGGLPTPRVGTAAGLGLGILGGTTSALTHSGGLVLSLFYLSQGLEKTAVVASIIATWVFVNPVKVISFWVAGIVNLKIFIACVAAVPLAFLGGWIGKHVLQRLSQRAFNLSLLCLAFVAGLRLLLG